Below is a window of Ananas comosus cultivar F153 linkage group 9, ASM154086v1, whole genome shotgun sequence DNA.
CCTAATATCGGGCATTCAACTTCATACAGTGAACTATAAATGATGTACATGTGAAAAAAGATTAGAGCTGCATAACCGCAAAAAACTTCGTGTTATTACTATACCGTATGCGCAACAAGCCTTACGCTCAATCCTCTTTCTACATTATACTGTTCAATATTTTTCGCACAACTACGTGATCTGAAAGTTTAAAAAAGGGTAAACAGACATAATTACTATTTCATCGAACGCCCAATTTATGAGCTTGTATCTGAACTTCCGTGAGAGGTTCAGAATTGCGTCTGTGCCTTGCTCCCCGAGACACTCTCATTGTGCTATCCCTGGACTATAAAGCTAGAAAAAACCATTACCATCAAACCTAACCTAGTAAGCTATAACAACCTGATCTTCAGCTAAAATTAAAGCTAAAGAACATTTCCATCAAACCCTAACCTGGTATGCAATAACTACCTGTCTTCAGCTACCCTCGCATTCTACACAAAATCGTATATTTTCAGCAAAAGGGACTCTATAACGAAGCACCGGCTAATGGACAGCTGCAAGCTTCAAGTGTATACCAGCTTCCTCCAGCTTACTGCACAGAGTATCAAAAGGTGAATATGAGAGATGGTGTAGAAATAGATAAAACTGAAGGAACAAAAGAAAGAATGCAACCAATTAACTCAAAATCTTAAGATATGGACAGATGGCCCTGTGAAGCATCATGTAAGAGATTAATCTCGAAAAGCTTCAGCAAATAGCTTCCCAACGTTGGTTTAGAAAAGCTTATGCATTGTGCGGAAAATGAACTAGATATCACACTCAAGGAATATTCTAAGAAAGTCATATTGAAAAATATGAGGCGCCATTTAAAATAACATAACTAAACTCAAATAATATGCAATTCAATGCAGGGGCAGATGGAGTTCTCTGTTATTGTAATTGTGATTGTTTGTTTGCTTACAAACTTgtcttaataataaaaaaaaaaaaagaggaaataatTGCGACTTTTTTACGTTTCTTGTTGCCATACATATTGTACAGATTGCAAACACTCCATCACCAAGTGAAGCATTCAAGCACAtagaatttgagtttaaaaagaaaaaggaaaatgtaaTCAGTACTAAAGGAGGCCTAGGTTAGCATTCAACATGGAAGGCTCGATGGCAGTTTCAAATATAGTGGTTGTTTGGCATGACACAAACACTCAATGCAGTACAGTCAAATATTCCCTGACAGGAAGTAAGTTGGATAATATGTGTAACTCACCATCTTTCTTTCagttaatatttttctttacttttactacAGGGATTGAAGAATCTTCTCTTTCAGGTTACATAACCTTCTAAAGTCTCAAGTGATGCATTCTACTTTGTATAAACAAAACCAACTTAAAAAGTATCCTGCTCATTTCTATCTcctcaattgaatttttaagtaAATACCAGTCAATAAACATTCCTATAAAGGCAATACAACCTAACTTTCCATTTTGATGTCATTTCAAATGCTAAACATGCTATTCAAAATCCAGGTAGGATTAGTCATTGACTATTGGCTCTCACAGGAAGCTTAGGAAAGAAATCAGCTGAAGGAAAGCCATTACTCCAATTTTGCATTATCCATGAAGCCTAGGCACATGTgatcttaaaatttaatcacAAGGCATTCCAAGCCAAGGCTCAATCAATTCCAAGTCAGAAGTCTACTTTTGGCCAACTATGTTTAGATAGGTTATGTTTTATTGTTTCGACATGGTATTTCCTAATTCTACGGATTAATGTATAGTTTGCTATAATTCCTAAGAGTCATAGTCGAAGAAAAATCCTCCCAAATTGTATAGATGAACAACCTACCTGATCCCTATTTTGTATCATATCAAAGGGTGAATGCTCACAAAATTATATGCAAAGAAGGCTCGTAAAAATGCGGACAAAGGATACACCTTCAGTCTTTCTTATACTTGACATGGGAAAACTAACACAAGATTATAAATATCTTTAGATTCCATTAAAAGCAAGATATGAATCTTATTGTAGCCTTAAGTATGTCATAAAGTCCATCTCTAAAGTTTCTCATCTATGGAGGTTTCGGTGCTAAACAGAAAAGTTGTTTCACATAGTTAAAGCTGAATTGCAGCTAAATTTGATCTCAGTGAGGGAGAAGGCCAATAAAAATCCATTGAAAACTATAACAAAAGACGGAGATCAACATAATCTTCTAGCCACAGTtggctaaaaaaataatagtaaaccAATTAAGTCTCAAAGAACTTCAACGGCGATCAAGAGAAAAAccttaaatataaaagtgattgTAGCAGAGAGAAATCTCTAAAGACTATGTAAGTCCATAATAATTCccatttactttacattttgAAAGAGACCCCtgaaatttctttctttttgttttttatccTATTGACGACTTCTCGACTTTTATGTACTTTCATTGAGTTATATTCATTGATTAAATTGAGAATTTCACAGTCCATTAACCATCAAACGAtgatcaaaaacaaaaattgtagTTCGGCCAACTGAGTAGAATCCACAATTCAAGTGATGGAAGTTGATCGAATCAAAGGAAAGAATCGTCAGAGGGTGTCAATCAAAAACAATAAAGTTGAgggatctatttcaaaatggcctataatcTACTTTCAACTAAATATTTACAAAGTAAAATGCTGGGACAACCCTTGACTTCAGGCCATTCACACCAAAgcttcattattattattatttttcctacTATTGAGACATTCACATGATATCAATTGAAGATTATATTAAGATTAATGATGATATTGTTAAATTGTATCAGACATGCAAGTTTTGAAGATAAACAAAAAAGCTGATTTTAACGCCTGATAGCAAATGAAGTGATTAAGTATGACAAAAAATATCCTTAATTCAAATAACCGGAACAATTCAAGCtacaatcaaattcaaaaatcaTAGTCAAGTGCGGCTCCTTAAATAATTACAAACATTCATAGcgcaaattacaaaaaaaaattgaaacaacgAATTCGAAGAAACAGAGGGAGGAGCTCGACCTCTTCTTAGTTGCGGCGCGAGCCGGTCACTGCATGGGCGGGCTCCGTTGGAGGATGGAGCTGATCACGCCGAGCACGGTGAGCGCGAGGATCGGGCTGAAGTCGACGTTGCCGAGGGGGGGCAAGACCTTGCGGAAGATGGAGAGATACGGGTCGCAGAGGTCGCGGAGGGCGGAGAAGGGCTGCCGATCCCACGGGACGTTCGGGAACCACGTGAGCAAGAGGCGCACGAGGAGCGCCTCGCTGAAGAGGCGGAGCCACCGCGccatggcggcgacggcggcgacgatcGGTGGCTTGAAGTAGGCGGCGGGGTTGTCGGAGGCGAGGGGGAAGAACGGGGCGCCCATGGCGGAGACCGGGCCGTGGTGATTGCGGCGTCcgtggcggaggcggagggggtGGGGCGAAGGGGTCTCCAGGGCGTGGATCGGGCcatggcggaggcggaggtgggcggaggaggaggaggcgcgtAGGGTTGCGGTTGGATGGGGACGGGGAGGTAAGAGGAGAAATTGGGGACGAGgggggttaggtttagggttagggtttcggaggaggagggggaagaggaggatggtggaggaggaggacgagagcgCGGTTGCCATTGTTAGCACCTTCTAGCGTGTTgcaaaagtaataataataataataatagcgcATATATATAGCGGAAGGAACGTCGTAAAATATGCAagaagacccctcaactttagcTATTCGCAACTAAGAAACAAAGCcgttaactcttttttttattgaaaaaattttggGTTGCATTGTCTTACAGAGGCAAGAATCACTGCTTAAACTAGTAACATATCATgacatcataaatattttattattatttttaattttattatataaaaaattattattattttagtaccatacttaattacaaaatactaattttttattttttattttatataagtaGATATAAGTTTTCAAGTTTACTTTTTATCAGATTAATCTatactaatagaaaataaaatcagttaACTTTATTTTAAGCCATTGTACTTTATTAAATATGACttggtaaaaaaaattctatgctTGGATTAAAATTGGACCAATTTAACTATTTGATGGTCGAAACGCGGGTTCGAATAGTTTAAAATAGTTtacttaaaataataattaatctgTAGTTTTAACATCATTCAATTCTAACAAACAAATAggaaaactatataaaaaaaatagttctaTAGTTATACAAAGAAAcagcaaaaaatattaaattttacctAAACCCTTAAACACCTACTTCAATCTGAAACTGCACTTTTCGTGCAACaaacaaaacataaaatctGCAACTAACTCGATGCAGATTTATGACATACCATTTacttcttttatattattttaccaAGTAATATAGAGTACTTTAATAGATGATGGCTATAATTCaccaacagaaaaaaaaaaaaggtttaatttataagtaaaataataattataatggCAAAAACAAAATTAGTGATAAAGCACCATACCAGCACATGTAGAATGGTACAAAATTTGCATAGGAGCAGAGCATTTTCTTTCAACACTTGATGCATGTCTATGAGAATTTCAAGTACAATAACTCAACAAAATCGCATCGCTATCAACTTCTCGGCCTAAAATAAGTAAATCTTTCTAAATAAAGGTAGGTTGGTTAGGACAAAATTATTTTCCCCAAGAAATTGTACGTGGATTTAGTTCTAAaatattttggtaaaaatttgAGAACATGTACCAAACCAACATCACATACAACACAATTTCCACACGCACAAAAGTTAAACAGCAATTCCATCATTTCACTACCAAGAACATAAAAGAGTATCCATCATATATTTCTCAATCTAACCTTCCAATGTGAGAAAGCCATTTCCAAACGAAAACCCTAATCATGTATTTTGATCAAGAAGATAAACCTAATGGCACCGACGAATCACAACAGTTCAACTATCAAATCATACAGATTTATAACAGAGGCCAAACTAGTCAACATAAAgcaccttttccttttccttttttttccattttttttaagtttcaagTCTAGTTCGCCGAGAAAAGAGGTTAACAATTGACAAATCCATTGCCATGGAAATATAGCGCATTGCCCATCTCAATACCCGTAATTTGTTGCATAGCCGGAGCCATAGCCACTGCCGTTGTGAGCAGGAGCGGAGCCGACTGAAGACCCGTACGCAGGTGCATGGGCTGAGTAAGCATTGTAGCCGGAGTCGACAGGGCCCATTGTGTTCTGCGATGGAGCTGGAGCTGCGGCGGCTGGAGCAGCCTCTGCCATGAAATTCTACAAAATAATAGTTTCTGTTAGCAACAAgataaataaaggaaaaaaaaaatcttagtgTAACTTAGAAAATGCACCCAAACCCCTGTTTGCCCAAGGTAAAATAAAGGGGGGTGCGTTATGAGTCATCACCCTGCTTCACTAAATCGAAACAGTGACTAAGAGACTAAAAtaatgatactaaaataatgatactaaaaaaatatgtatataccTCTAGGACAACTAGCTCAAGTGGTTTCGGCAAAGATTACTGGCTTTTCAATGTTTAGATTTCTTTAGATATTGTGCTTGCCTAAGCAAGTACAATTTCAGAGGTAAAAATGTAATAATGAATTAACACAGTCAACGGAGAAAAGCATGAGTGATCAATAGAAAATGGACAATATAAAGAGTAGTCTCTACAGGCCAACAGCTGGTAATAGCAAAGAAGAAACCAAATCATTCCAAGTCACTGGAGCAccgacgagagagagagagagagagagagagagaaagagaggggtaATGCTCAAATCATTTCGTTATTCACCAAAAACATCAGAAGAGAATCAATACAATCGACTGCAAAGGGAAAAGATCATACCTGTATCAATTGCTGAGCAGTTTGGACTTGTGTAGCACTCCCAATAATTTCAACAGTCATCTCTCCAGGAACACCTCTTGTTTCCTGTATAGTAACGGTCGCCCCACTAGCACGACGAATATAGCTGATACTCGAGCCAGAAGTCCCAATTACAGCATCAGCATACGAAAGTGGGATTTGCATATGATGTGTGACCTGGCAAAATACCAACAAAAACAATAAATGGAGGCCATCTAAGTGGCATTGATGTAATATATCGACCTACTTAGAGAACTAACCTGGGAGGCCGTGGGTGGCGCCTGTTGATTCGTTGACGAATGGGCCCCACCACCAACTGGAGGTGCCTCACGGCCATAAGTAGATACACCATAATGAGGCTGCTTCTCCATCGGAGGTAGGTCAGGTGGGGGATAAAAATTGTCATGGGGCCGTGGAGGCATGAACCGAGGATTCGGAGGAAGGGCTTGAGGAGGAACCCAGGGTTGGTGAGGGGGCATGTTTGGGGGCTCCATGTGCATATTTGGCATTGACATCTGCATATTTGAGTAACTtaataaaattctttaaatCTGCTGTAAAGCAAGCTGTGCCAATGAAGAAACATTTCTCACATGCATTTCGAATAAAGGAAGGACTCCACGATCAACCAGAAACTTCCGTAAATGAGTAGCAATCAGTTCCACGGCTTTGTGCATACTGATGGGTTCCCCCTGTATCTCAACAACTCTGTCATCATGCAAAGCGATGGGAGGGAGATTCTCTGCAGGAATTAGAAACATCATGTAGGCAGAATGCAAGTGAGAAAAATAGGTCTAGCTATCTAGTAGTAAAGAAGTACGGTGACTATCCATAGCAACTAAAGCACCTGGAAGTCCACTTGTAAATAAATTCTATAATTGTAACACTAATCTTTTGAACATATGcgaaaaatattacaaaaactAGGAAGAATAATTACAGCCCATATCTCAATAGGTCTGTAAGTGGATCCTAATTTTTCCTTCAATAAACCTTCGTGCAAAAATACAATTAGAACAACAATGAAAGCACATCCAAGAATTACTTAATCAAACCTAGATTATTCGGCATTAACAAAAATCAAAAGTCAGCCTTTCTAACTTGCGAAAGCAACTCACTAATGCAAATCAACATTTACATGATCCAAACAAAAGAATTAAACAGGCAACAGAAATGAACCAATCCATTGACTGTTCCCAGCTTGCCAACTAATAAGAGGATAAGCATTACAAATCAATAAGACAGCGTGTGCATTT
It encodes the following:
- the LOC109715271 gene encoding flowering locus K homology domain, coding for MDASLENFVEEDLGGVTENSHNEEPVEDTNFEEHHEEPVEDTNFEAHEEEAGNETDLGAHDEEQVKDMKLEAPNEEPVKDNNSVPRVGEKRWPGWPGETVFRILIPAHKVGAIIGRKGEFIKKMCEESKARIKILDGPPGIPERAVIISAKEEPDAPMPPAMDGLLRVHKRIYDGFEGESAQPPSSGNAIPTRLLVPASQAGVLIGKQGATIKSIQEASNSIVRIVENLPPIALHDDRVVEIQGEPISMHKAVELIATHLRKFLVDRGVLPLFEMHMSMPNMHMEPPNMPPHQPWVPPQALPPNPRFMPPRPHDNFYPPPDLPPMEKQPHYGVSTYGREAPPVGGGAHSSTNQQAPPTASQVTHHMQIPLSYADAVIGTSGSSISYIRRASGATVTIQETRGVPGEMTVEIIGSATQVQTAQQLIQNFMAEAAPAAAAPAPSQNTMGPVDSGYNAYSAHAPAYGSSVGSAPAHNGSGYGSGYATNYGY
- the LOC109715002 gene encoding ylmG homolog protein 1-2, chloroplastic-like — encoded protein: MATALSSSSSTILLFPLLLRNPNPKPNPPRPQFLLLPPRPHPTATLRASSSSAHLRLRHGPIHALETPSPHPLRLRHGRRNHHGPVSAMGAPFFPLASDNPAAYFKPPIVAAVAAMARWLRLFSEALLVRLLLTWFPNVPWDRQPFSALRDLCDPYLSIFRKVLPPLGNVDFSPILALTVLGVISSILQRSPPMQ